ACACTGTTCTCAGGTTGAAATAACGTCAGAGTTGTCAGATTATGTCATCAGGTTATCTTGTGTTATATCAATGTTTGTCCTTATCAGTTTCTTCTCGATTACAACCTGGCTATTCTGAGAGCCGCTCAATATTCTATTCTTGGCCTCTTCCTTTACACAAAAAAGCCAGCAATCCTTTTTGTATCCTCGATAAAAGGTCAAGTTTCTCTTAAGAGCGAATGAATGAACAGACTGAACCGATTCTTATTCCTGTGACATTTTTGTCCAGTGCTGTGACACTCAAGATGTTTCTAAAGACGCTGTTACTGCACTGATGTGTGATATTTCTTGTAGTCACCAGAGTCAGACtgacacataaacataaatacacagaatTCTTTAAGTTGCTATAATCAATTTATTGCAAAGGCAGCTACAACATGGTTGAATAATGTAGTTCCACAAGATCCATTTGGAAtacttttttttgctttcaatTAGACAAGCACCTACGgggaaatacacatttataaatgatcCATCAGGTGTCTCATTTGTTTACACAGACTGGGCCAGACCAATGTACTTAGACTGGGAATCAAAGACGGCATAGTACTGCCTGATGAACACATCTCCCAGGATCCAGAGCTGCTGGGAGCCACCCTGGCCGAATCCAGTGCTGCAACCGTAGGAGCTCTGTGGAGAGACAACAGAAAATTGAATTACATCTCTCAAAACTGTATTATGGTgttgaaaaaacatttctgttgcaGTGGGTGTTGCAGCTGTCGAACTGACCTGAGAGACGTAGGCAGATGCAGGGATGGTGAAGGCGTGTCCGTTGAGAGTGAAGGTGACTTCTGGCATGCTCTGGATGTTCTGGCAGTTCACTGTAGCCTGTGAGAAGAACGTCACACACAGAGTTGAATATTGTGTAGCAGCAAAAGTTCTATTTATTGGTATTTTACAGGTTTCCAGCTAAACCAAGTAACCAAGTCCtgcttaattatttttatttgagagTTTTGACGTCAGAAcaataaatgtctgtttgttcTGGGTTCAGAAAAGAGggaacatttatttcaaatggtACGGTACGATGGTATGACTCACCTCTCCGTACTGGTTGGTTGAGGCTCCAACCCAGGAATTCATGTTGTTGATGTCATTGGTTGGGCCAACGATCAGGGAGGTACCAGTGTCAATGATGGCCTGGCAGCCACCAGCGCAGGCCACAGACTGTCCATTGATGGTAACACTGTGAGGAGGAACAGCATGCGGTGGATTACAGTCTAGCTGGGAAGCTTTGTGCAACTTATGTTTatgatttgtattttgtttgtgtctttgtaccTGTCCATTTTGATCTGCCAGTAAGTggcagaggacagagggatcCAGTTGATTTGTCCAGTGTAGTGGCTGCTGTCAACACCACCGAAGATCACTTCACTGCCCTGCTCGCTTTTGCtaagagaggaaaaaacaaacaaatgccaaatgtaaatgaaatgtcacaGGAAATGACACACTCCCAACCAACAGATTTCCACCCTGTTTCAGTACCTGCTCAGGTAGACGGAGAACATGGCCTGAGACACAAGTCCATCCTTGACCATGGTGTCGAAGACAGGCATGACATTGTCAGAGGCAATGGTCTGGAAGGCCAGTCCCAGGATGCCATCAGCCAGCATGTGAGCCAGGAAGGGAGCCTCGGTTTTGCTAATTCCAAACACCTGGTTGGCTATAGAGATGCCGCCCACCTGGACACACAAGATAGCTGTCAGTCACAGTTCATCAGACCACGGAGTTATGCCTGTTTGAAGTCTAAATAGACTATGTATTTTGTTCCAGGGGCGTTGGTTACCTCAACAGTGTCACTGGCCAGATATCCAGTCATGCTGCCGGTGCCGTACTGGATGGACAAAGGCTGGTCTCCCCATTTGAAAGTGCTGGACTGCTGTGGGTTGAATTTATGGTGGTTCTCTGTATAGGAATGAGGTCTTTGTCAAATTTtaggtgaaagaaaaaaacttggACTGTCTCTagtaaaatacaacaaaccTAAAATACAGCATTACAAATTGAATACCTGAAATCAAAGTTTTACATAAGTAAAAGAACAGGCTTATTAAGAGCTAAATGTACTTTCAAAGATAGAAGTACTGATTACTGAACGGCTCCTGTCAGTCTAATATAATTATGAACATATGAATGTATATATGAACAATTGTTCTTatatacagtacttgagtaaacatagttactttccaccactgtgtaAAACACTATCAATATCTTTGAAGCATATCAGCCAACTTTTCACAGCCTGGGCCGCAGTGGTAGTCTCAGTAACACTTACGGCAGGCCTGGCTGGAGCAGTACACTGAGGGGATCCAAAGGTTGGAGGAGCCGGTGTCAAAGATGACGGTGAAGGACTGAGGAGGGGTGCCAATGGAGATCGCACCATAGTAGGAGAGCTGGAGGGACACAAGACGTCAAATTGACAGATGCCGATTAATATGAACTTCACTCAAATGTGacataaaataagttttttgtttgtaatgtgtTGCAGCAACAGAAGTTGATACAGGTACATTTttcttcaacataaaacatctgCTTTAAGAGACTTACGTCAGCATCGTTGGTCATGGACTCAGTACCACTCTGGTAGAATTTGGCCATGGGGTTGTATGGATGCTCAAGCCTGTACTGCTCCCATAATCCTTTCTCCTGCAGGTCTTGCCTGGCAGTCTTTCCCTTGATCAGGGGAATCCTATGCACAGAAAGGTGaataagaaacagaaaaatgcTCAAATGTCCGACATTTTATAGCCAGAGAAATCCGAAAGTAAACTCTATTTTGAAAGGTGTGATAGCTAAAAGCAAGATAGCCTTTAGACTTTCCCTCAGGAATACTAGATGGAGAGATTACCTCTCAACAATTCAGCCTATACAGgtgtaaaatgtcaaagaaatgaAGGAACAGGTTGCTTTTCAACCAGCCAGGCCGGACTTACTTGTGCAAGCATTCAGAGAAAGCCACAAGGGCAGACAGGACCACGAGCcacttcatcatcatcactttacCGTTGGACTTAGACAAGTGAAGTTCCTGTAGCAGAGTCCAGCCcttaaatacaacaaatgaaGGTTGAGCCTCCAAATGCCCTTCCACATGACTTGATAGCATGCATCAGCTGGAGATAAGAAATGGTGACTCTTATCTAGAAGCAAATATCCcattaaacaaatgaacaatGAAACCTTTCCTGGAATTCTACAAATGTTTTTGCGGCAACAATTTACTGTAAAATCAAGTATgctttataaaatatgttttattgtatgtactgtatattgttaaaataatcCAAATTAAGTAAAACTATGCTTTGAAAGTTTTGGTTTATTGTTTGTACTATTTTACTGAGGAGAAATCCTTAATGCCAAA
This window of the Cottoperca gobio chromosome 7, fCotGob3.1, whole genome shotgun sequence genome carries:
- the LOC115010882 gene encoding pepsin A-like, with protein sequence MMMKWLVVLSALVAFSECLHKIPLIKGKTARQDLQEKGLWEQYRLEHPYNPMAKFYQSGTESMTNDADLSYYGAISIGTPPQSFTVIFDTGSSNLWIPSVYCSSQACQNHHKFNPQQSSTFKWGDQPLSIQYGTGSMTGYLASDTVEVGGISIANQVFGISKTEAPFLAHMLADGILGLAFQTIASDNVMPVFDTMVKDGLVSQAMFSVYLSSKSEQGSEVIFGGVDSSHYTGQINWIPLSSATYWQIKMDSVTINGQSVACAGGCQAIIDTGTSLIVGPTNDINNMNSWVGASTNQYGEATVNCQNIQSMPEVTFTLNGHAFTIPASAYVSQSSYGCSTGFGQGGSQQLWILGDVFIRQYYAVFDSQSKYIGLAQSV